One region of Solanum pennellii chromosome 6, SPENNV200 genomic DNA includes:
- the LOC107021582 gene encoding 21 kDa protein-like: MAALNLILLAAFLFLFNFTANSTALPTSFIKTSCKTTTYPQVCVTSLSVYAPTIKRSPQQLAQTALSVSLDRAQSAHTFITKLNKFKGLKSREYAALKDCLEEMSETVDRINKSVKELKRMGSSRGKDVQWHMSNIQTWISAAITNENSCADGFAGRALNGRIKRSIRARVTHVTQVTSNALALINQFPAKH; this comes from the coding sequence ATGGCAGCACTCAATCTTATACTGCTAGCAGCTTTCCTTTTTCTCTTCAATTTCACTGCAAATTCAACGGCACTCCCCACAAGTTTTATCAAAACTTCATGCAAAACCACCACATATCCACAAGTATGCGTTACTTCTTTATCAGTTTACGCACCAACCATCAAACGTAGCCCGCAGCAGCTCGCACAAACAGCCTTGTCAGTAAGTCTGGACAGGGCACAATCCGCTCACACTTTCATCACCAAACTCAACAAATTTAAAGGTTTGAAATCAAGAGAATACGCAGCTCTAAAAGATTGTTTGGAGGAAATGAGTGAGACAGTGGATAGGATCAATAAATCTGTTAAAGAACTTAAACGTATGGGGAGTTCACGTGGGAAGGATGTTCAGTGGCATATGAGTAATATTCAGACATGGATTAGTGCGGCTATTACAAATGAAAATAGTTGTGCAGATGGGTTTGCTGGAAGGGCTTTGAATGGTAGGATTAAGCGTTCGATTAGAGCCAGGGTGACTCATGTAACTCAGGTTACGAGCAATGCTTTGGCCTTAATTAACCAATTTCCTGCAAAGCATTAA
- the LOC107021254 gene encoding protein EXORDIUM-like 3, giving the protein MNMEQCHRTYFPATFYLLAGIFLLLLTSPVNGWRPWPNQKPNTTDLLYSPSKKYEGSSDLIKLKYHMGPVLTANITVYPIWYGRWGKSQKRIIREFINSISAVDSKPPSVSGWWKTVQSYTDQTGANISGNVHIGAEKNDRSYSHGKSLTRLSIQSVIKSAVTASTTPSLPINSKSGVYLLLTCDDVYVENFCQDVCGFHYFTFPSIVGYTLPYAWVGNSGKLCPSVCAYPFSVPDYMGRGFKAVKSPNNDVGVDGMISVIAHEIAELSTNPLVNAWYAGDDPSFPVEIGDLCEGIYGSGGGGSYTGQMLNGEDGATYNMNGIRRKFLVQWVWNHVVNYCTGPNALDQ; this is encoded by the coding sequence ATGAACATGGAACAGTGTCACCGAACATATTTTCCGGCGACTTTCTATCTTCTCGCCGGAATTTTCCTACTCTTATTAACTTCCCCAGTTAATGGGTGGCGTCCATGGCCCAACCAAAAGCCCAACACCACCGATTTATTGTACAGCCCATCCAAAAAGTATGAAGGCTCATCGGActtaatcaagttaaaataccaCATGGGCCCTGTTCTCACTGCCAACATCACCGTTTACCCCATTTGGTACGGCCGATGGGGCAAATCCCAGAAAAGAATTATCCGGGAGTTCATCAACTCAATCTCCGCCGTCGATTCCAAACCGCCGTCAGTTTCCGGTTGGTGGAAAACAGTCCAGAGTTACACCGACCAAACCGGAGCCAACATCTCCGGTAATGTACACATCGGAGCTGAAAAAAACGATCGGTCTTACTCTCATGGTAAATCGTTAACCCGTTTATCGATTCAGTCTGTTATAAAATCTGCCGTCACAGCCAGTACCACTCCCTCTTTACCGATAAATTCCAAAAGCGGTGTGTATTTACTACTCACATGTGATGATGTTTATGTCGAAAATTTCTGTCAAGACGTTTGTGGATTTCACTATTTCACTTTCCCTTCCATTGTGGGTTACACTTTACCATACGCATGGGTAGGTAACTCCGGCAAACTATGCCCCAGTGTTTGTGCATACCCGTTTTCCGTACCCGATTACATGGGTCGGGGTTTCAAAGCTGTGAAATCGCCGAATAACGATGTGGGTGTTGACGGAATGATTAGTGTGATTGCTCATGAAATTGCTGAGTTATCAACGAATCCATTGGTGAATGCTTGGTATGCAGGTGACGATCCAAGTTTTCCGGTGGAGATAGGGGATCTTTGTGAAGGGATATATGGGTCGGGTGGTGGTGGGTCGTATACTGGGCAAATGTTGAACGGTGAAGATGGTGCAACGTACAATATGAATGGAATAAGAAGAAAGTTTTTGGTTCAGTGGGTGTGGAATCATGTTGTGAATTATTGTACTGGGCCTAATGCACTTGATCAGTAA